One genomic window of Evansella cellulosilytica DSM 2522 includes the following:
- a CDS encoding pyridoxamine 5'-phosphate oxidase family protein: MMKQEEIETLRELIKDVDTAMLTTSTEEGLVSRPMKTQEVEFDGDLWFFTKKETNKYDEILHNQDVNVAYVGKSYVSVRGKAEIIEDLDKKKELWSKVHEKIMQTSYDDSNVILIKVNVEAAEYWEEGNLIKKIAFYYKRMTGQSAKATDINETLELNNKKS; encoded by the coding sequence ATGATGAAACAAGAGGAGATCGAAACTTTAAGAGAGTTAATTAAAGATGTAGACACGGCTATGTTGACTACGTCAACTGAGGAAGGACTAGTTTCTCGTCCTATGAAAACGCAAGAGGTAGAGTTTGATGGCGACTTATGGTTTTTCACTAAAAAAGAGACGAATAAATATGACGAAATCTTACATAACCAAGATGTTAATGTAGCGTATGTTGGTAAGTCCTACGTTTCGGTTCGTGGGAAAGCAGAAATCATTGAAGATTTAGACAAGAAAAAGGAATTGTGGAGTAAAGTACACGAAAAAATTATGCAAACTTCTTATGATGATTCTAATGTTATCTTGATAAAGGTCAATGTGGAAGCAGCCGAGTATTGGGAAGAGGGAAATTTGATAAAGAAGATTGCCTTCTACTATAAACGAATGACAGGGCAAAGTGCTAAGGCTACTGACATTAATGAAACTTTGGAATTAAATAATAAGAAAAGCTAA
- a CDS encoding VOC family protein, with protein MPKGLLHHIELYVSDLKRTQDFWGWFLEELGYTSFQKWEEGQSWKLEDTYIVFVQAEDRYLDIPYHRCRVGLNHLAFHASSRQHVDEMTNKLKARKVNILYSDKHPFAGGKNYYAVFFEDPDRIKVELVAPE; from the coding sequence TTGCCAAAAGGATTGCTTCATCATATTGAACTATATGTATCAGACCTAAAAAGGACACAAGATTTTTGGGGATGGTTTCTAGAAGAATTAGGATACACATCTTTTCAGAAATGGGAAGAAGGGCAAAGTTGGAAGCTAGAAGACACCTACATTGTTTTTGTCCAAGCGGAGGACAGGTATTTAGATATTCCGTACCATAGATGCCGGGTAGGTCTCAATCATTTAGCCTTTCATGCATCATCACGTCAACACGTCGATGAAATGACAAATAAATTAAAAGCGAGAAAAGTCAACATTCTATACTCAGATAAGCACCCTTTCGCTGGTGGGAAAAACTATTATGCTGTTTTTTTTGAAGACCCAGATAGAATAAAAGTAGAACTAGTTGCACCGGAATAG
- a CDS encoding helix-turn-helix transcriptional regulator, translated as MRNKVKIARTQVNLTQQQLAEKIGVTRQTISLIEKGKYNPTLKLCLDICYAVNKTLDEVFWVEKENG; from the coding sequence ATGAGAAACAAAGTTAAAATTGCCCGTACTCAAGTAAACCTGACACAGCAACAGCTGGCAGAAAAAATAGGTGTCACTCGCCAAACTATTAGTTTGATTGAAAAGGGAAAATACAATCCAACCTTAAAGTTGTGTCTGGATATTTGTTATGCAGTAAATAAAACGTTAGATGAAGTATTTTGGGTAGAAAAGGAGAATGGTTAA
- a CDS encoding YciI family protein produces the protein MRYLILLTPSMNWIDGVVLHNQPFMPEHAVYVQNEYNNGSIVLAGPFAGSTGGAIVIDAVKEEDVIKFAENDPTVKNGIFSYEIKQWDYKMSKFENESPDFDQGYIKYKHKIQKELGII, from the coding sequence ATGAGATACCTAATATTATTAACTCCATCAATGAATTGGATAGATGGTGTAGTTTTACATAATCAACCTTTTATGCCTGAACATGCTGTTTATGTTCAAAACGAATATAATAATGGGAGTATAGTTTTAGCTGGACCATTTGCAGGCTCAACTGGAGGAGCGATCGTGATTGATGCAGTTAAGGAAGAAGACGTTATTAAATTTGCTGAGAATGACCCTACTGTTAAAAATGGTATTTTCAGTTATGAAATAAAGCAATGGGATTATAAAATGAGCAAATTTGAAAATGAAAGTCCTGATTTTGACCAGGGATATATCAAATATAAACATAAGATTCAAAAAGAATTAGGGATTATTTAG
- a CDS encoding tubby C-terminal domain-like protein produces MATYKYRRNFLVLSTNPINVYDENGHVAYKIKKIHTSKLEKYLIIKLYNFKVLDKNNNTLVFSEMETPKFTRPKWDIHYGNSLENTFTFQCVSKINTHPRYIFNYEGRSFEIKKNLGDKTTYIYSGARKIATFNYKYKGISLIRPTFYLNINDESQLPPDILLCLLYSYEAVLSRN; encoded by the coding sequence GTGGCAACTTATAAGTACAGACGCAACTTTTTAGTCTTAAGTACAAATCCAATAAATGTTTATGATGAAAATGGCCATGTAGCCTACAAAATAAAGAAAATTCATACGAGTAAACTGGAGAAATATTTAATAATTAAGCTATATAATTTTAAAGTTTTAGACAAAAACAATAATACTCTAGTGTTTTCTGAAATGGAGACACCAAAGTTTACTAGACCAAAGTGGGATATTCATTATGGCAATTCATTAGAGAATACATTTACATTTCAATGTGTGTCAAAAATAAATACACACCCAAGATATATTTTTAACTATGAAGGACGTTCTTTTGAAATTAAAAAGAATTTAGGGGATAAAACTACTTACATTTATTCAGGAGCGAGAAAAATAGCGACTTTCAATTATAAATATAAAGGCATTTCCCTTATTAGACCTACATTCTACTTAAATATAAACGATGAATCACAACTGCCTCCTGACATTTTACTTTGTCTTTTATATTCGTATGAGGCTGTACTTAGCCGTAACTAA
- a CDS encoding YczI family protein, whose protein sequence is MLFSLSLMVLVIGIEQFQKERKVTGWISIVAFLFVLFASLLVFLLN, encoded by the coding sequence ATGCTGTTTTCCCTAAGTTTAATGGTGTTAGTAATAGGAATAGAACAATTTCAGAAAGAACGAAAAGTGACGGGCTGGATTAGCATAGTTGCTTTCTTATTTGTATTATTTGCATCACTTCTAGTCTTCTTATTGAATTGA
- a CDS encoding arylamine N-acetyltransferase has translation MENDKLCNKVLKFLSVKKEHPNLSFLNKIVKNHQEKIKWETLTKVIDWQNGDQTGQFLPSVDIYFERVINKGMGGTCWTHSVGLHWLLTELGFPVYYVYMDPGHICLRVELDEPYYVDVGYCAPLFQAYPMFESFKVKDEREIFDYSVTNDGIKIIRTPGPTKTLNPNPIILQDMEPIIKNSNNWDTSPVLREIQIFGYINGVPTSLKKNVLKQHFQTGKTEKVLNKGEVEYWVTKLFGIDKDIYYKALKIYENKMKI, from the coding sequence ATGGAAAACGACAAATTATGTAATAAAGTATTAAAATTTCTTTCTGTAAAAAAAGAACATCCAAATCTATCATTCCTAAATAAAATAGTTAAAAATCATCAAGAGAAAATTAAATGGGAAACACTGACAAAGGTGATTGATTGGCAAAATGGAGATCAAACGGGCCAATTTTTACCTTCAGTCGATATTTATTTTGAACGTGTAATAAATAAAGGAATGGGTGGAACGTGTTGGACACATTCGGTCGGGCTCCATTGGTTATTAACCGAACTAGGCTTTCCCGTTTATTACGTATACATGGATCCAGGTCACATTTGCCTGAGAGTAGAACTTGACGAGCCTTATTATGTTGATGTTGGATATTGTGCGCCTTTATTTCAAGCGTATCCTATGTTTGAAAGCTTTAAAGTCAAAGACGAAAGAGAAATATTTGATTACTCTGTTACCAATGATGGTATAAAAATAATAAGAACGCCAGGACCTACCAAAACGTTAAATCCGAATCCTATTATTTTGCAAGACATGGAGCCAATAATAAAAAACTCTAATAATTGGGATACATCTCCTGTACTTAGAGAGATACAAATTTTTGGATATATTAATGGTGTACCTACTTCTTTGAAGAAGAATGTTTTAAAACAACACTTTCAAACAGGGAAAACGGAGAAAGTATTAAACAAGGGAGAAGTAGAATATTGGGTAACAAAGTTATTTGGAATAGATAAAGACATATATTATAAAGCACTGAAGATATATGAAAACAAAATGAAAATCTGA
- a CDS encoding GNAT family N-acetyltransferase, which produces MKKIIETERLYLRELVMEDIQALSKVLSDPESMQYYAEPFDQEKVEQWIQWNIDNYNKYNHGLWAVILKDGEKFIGDCGITMQAIENEIVPEIGYHIIKEHWNKGYATEAAFACMDYAFDLLNYPKLFSYTTLENISSQKVAEKLGMQTYKIFEKNGEKQIAQVIINK; this is translated from the coding sequence ATGAAGAAAATAATAGAAACAGAGAGGCTTTATCTTAGGGAACTAGTAATGGAAGATATACAAGCGTTATCTAAAGTTCTTTCAGACCCAGAATCTATGCAATACTATGCTGAGCCATTTGATCAGGAGAAAGTGGAACAATGGATTCAATGGAATATTGATAATTATAATAAATATAACCATGGTTTATGGGCCGTTATTCTAAAAGATGGGGAAAAATTTATTGGAGACTGTGGCATTACAATGCAAGCAATAGAAAATGAAATAGTACCAGAGATTGGTTATCATATTATAAAGGAGCATTGGAATAAAGGCTATGCAACAGAAGCAGCATTTGCCTGTATGGATTATGCATTTGATCTTTTGAATTACCCCAAGTTATTTTCATATACAACACTTGAAAATATATCATCACAGAAGGTTGCAGAAAAATTAGGAATGCAGACATATAAGATATTTGAGAAAAATGGTGAGAAACAAATAGCCCAAGTGATAATAAATAAATAG
- a CDS encoding DUF1572 domain-containing protein: MDVGNEYLRIVLERFKSVKILGDKTLNQLSEEEIHWNYNSQSNSVAIIVKHLSGNMTSRWSDFLTSDGEKNDRNRDEEFIDDIATKAELITVWEKGWNVLIDTLTDLKEQDLLKKITIRGESHFVLEAIERQMAHYAYHVGQIVYIGKQLKDSEWESLSIPKGKSEDYLKEMLEKHQEK, encoded by the coding sequence ATGGATGTTGGAAACGAGTATTTGAGGATTGTATTAGAAAGATTTAAAAGTGTAAAAATCCTAGGAGATAAGACATTAAACCAACTATCTGAAGAGGAAATACATTGGAATTATAATAGCCAATCCAACAGCGTAGCAATAATAGTTAAGCATTTAAGTGGAAATATGACTTCAAGGTGGAGTGACTTTTTAACTTCTGATGGGGAAAAAAATGATAGAAATCGTGATGAGGAATTTATAGATGATATAGCTACAAAAGCCGAATTAATCACTGTTTGGGAAAAAGGTTGGAATGTTCTAATTGATACATTAACGGATTTAAAAGAACAAGATTTATTAAAAAAAATTACCATACGTGGAGAAAGTCATTTCGTTTTAGAAGCGATTGAAAGGCAAATGGCACATTACGCCTATCATGTTGGTCAAATTGTTTATATTGGAAAACAACTAAAAGATAGTGAATGGGAAAGTCTCAGTATTCCGAAAGGTAAATCTGAAGATTATTTAAAGGAAATGCTTGAAAAGCACCAAGAAAAATAA
- a CDS encoding EAL domain-containing protein → MYVLKSFTFWRIYILVVAIFIFLLAAIFFIAERNLPEISRAHFQEVTDAEVNHTAKVLSAMIEQYTITGDSIQQIVTEENLSGINEKVRRIVSISPLVDLGVVITPEGAVGFSYPYEYDRDLTEQIERLVQRTEVTVSSDFITGVESPIIGTTVPLYNGSNEIHHYIYLGSFTQENLVLDALLNQKNLGSGGYSAVVDQNGDVLAHALRERVGKNISDRPIVEKIMNKQSGYEHTINSEGNAYYASYQYIPELEWGIIAQIPESSIYDQLRDFRSSIWNMALFVIVSITFFTYIYARKTLEPFVNLYDAVDKVAEGNYTKTLDVNVKDYPEMKNLIVRFNEMVHNFNQSRKEVEYRANHDILTGLPNRYHIEQLLEQEIVTCDENDQSLALMFMDLDRFKILNDTMGHQIGDQLLIQTAIRLQQHVCENCTVGRLGGDEFLILSKDASIEKVSNIAKKILKDMANPFIINSKEFFTSPSIGISVYPKDGQTKDDIIKHADTAMYVAKENGGNNYQFYTPEPTNLLSKKYIIENDLRKALKNEEFLLYYQPQVDLKSGDLVGLEALIRWQHPKLGLIPPMDFIPIAEETGYINHIGKWLIKEACRQNKQWQQNGSFYIPVAVNVSPWQFRDKNFVENIKAALDETNLDPKYLELEITESMMHHFIDTIDKVHQVKEMGIKVAIDDFGTGYSSLNAIDQLPIDTLKIDRSFIRDMITNDSKAAIVKTIIDLGNNLHLNTIAEGVEYEEQATFLANQDCVKAQGYLFSKPLPPEQLG, encoded by the coding sequence ATGTACGTATTAAAATCATTTACGTTTTGGAGGATATACATTTTAGTAGTAGCGATATTTATTTTTCTACTAGCAGCGATATTTTTCATTGCTGAGAGAAACTTACCTGAAATATCTCGCGCACACTTTCAAGAGGTGACAGATGCGGAAGTTAACCATACAGCAAAAGTCTTGTCGGCGATGATCGAGCAATATACCATCACTGGAGACAGCATTCAGCAGATCGTTACGGAAGAAAACTTAAGTGGCATCAATGAGAAAGTAAGACGGATTGTTTCTATTTCACCTTTGGTCGATTTAGGGGTCGTCATCACCCCAGAGGGAGCAGTTGGCTTTAGTTATCCGTATGAATACGACAGAGATTTGACGGAGCAAATAGAACGTTTAGTTCAAAGAACAGAAGTAACAGTCAGTTCGGATTTCATAACGGGCGTGGAAAGTCCGATTATTGGCACGACAGTACCGCTATACAATGGAAGTAACGAGATTCATCACTATATTTATTTAGGAAGCTTTACCCAAGAAAACTTAGTGTTAGATGCCCTTCTTAACCAGAAAAATTTAGGGTCTGGTGGATATTCAGCGGTTGTTGATCAAAATGGAGATGTATTAGCACATGCACTGCGAGAAAGAGTAGGAAAGAATATTAGTGATCGACCTATTGTTGAAAAAATAATGAACAAACAATCAGGATATGAACATACAATTAACAGCGAAGGGAATGCGTATTATGCGTCGTATCAGTACATCCCAGAGCTAGAATGGGGAATCATTGCGCAAATTCCTGAATCAAGTATTTATGATCAACTACGTGATTTCCGCAGCTCGATCTGGAATATGGCACTGTTTGTTATCGTTTCAATCACCTTCTTTACTTACATTTATGCGAGAAAAACACTGGAACCATTCGTAAACTTGTATGATGCTGTAGACAAGGTAGCCGAAGGAAACTACACAAAAACGCTCGACGTCAACGTCAAAGACTATCCCGAAATGAAAAACTTAATTGTACGCTTTAACGAAATGGTTCATAACTTCAATCAATCAAGGAAGGAAGTTGAATATCGAGCCAACCACGACATATTAACAGGATTGCCGAACCGCTATCATATCGAACAGCTTTTAGAGCAAGAGATCGTCACGTGCGACGAAAACGACCAGTCACTGGCACTCATGTTTATGGATCTGGACCGCTTCAAAATATTAAATGATACGATGGGACACCAAATAGGTGATCAATTACTCATCCAAACCGCAATAAGACTACAACAGCACGTATGTGAAAACTGTACTGTAGGACGATTAGGAGGAGACGAGTTTTTAATATTATCAAAGGACGCTTCGATAGAAAAAGTATCGAACATAGCAAAAAAAATTCTCAAGGATATGGCGAATCCATTTATCATTAATAGCAAAGAATTTTTCACGTCACCAAGTATTGGTATAAGTGTTTATCCAAAGGACGGGCAAACGAAGGATGATATTATAAAGCACGCCGACACTGCAATGTATGTCGCAAAAGAAAATGGCGGAAACAATTATCAATTCTACACGCCAGAGCCAACCAACCTCTTAAGTAAAAAATATATTATAGAAAATGATCTAAGGAAAGCATTGAAAAACGAGGAGTTTTTACTCTACTATCAGCCACAAGTAGACTTAAAGTCAGGTGATCTCGTTGGACTTGAAGCCCTTATCCGTTGGCAACACCCAAAACTAGGGCTCATACCGCCAATGGATTTTATACCAATTGCCGAAGAAACCGGCTATATTAATCACATAGGGAAATGGCTAATCAAAGAAGCATGCAGACAAAACAAACAATGGCAGCAAAACGGCAGCTTTTACATTCCCGTCGCAGTCAACGTCTCACCATGGCAATTTAGAGACAAGAATTTCGTAGAAAACATTAAAGCAGCACTAGACGAAACAAATCTCGACCCAAAATATCTCGAACTAGAAATCACAGAATCGATGATGCACCACTTTATCGACACAATAGATAAAGTGCACCAAGTGAAAGAAATGGGGATCAAAGTAGCCATTGACGACTTTGGAACAGGCTACTCATCCTTAAACGCCATCGATCAACTACCAATTGACACACTAAAAATAGATCGCAGCTTCATCCGTGACATGATCACAAACGACAGCAAAGCAGCCATTGTAAAAACAATCATCGACCTAGGCAACAACCTTCACCTCAACACCATCGCCGAAGGAGTCGAATACGAAGAACAAGCAACATTCCTAGCCAACCAAGACTGCGTCAAAGCCCAAGGCTACCTATTCAGCAAACCACTCCCACCCGAACAACTAGGCTAA
- a CDS encoding DUF3231 family protein has protein sequence MTNPLDSIWTKLQAMIEEDEDAPLHVGEAMLSWTYLTAMKDLQRYEEIGLNTTTDNEVKDILQDAYKLCESQTKQLEDLLTKEGVPLPDNAPQKPKSSPDDVPPGVKGTDNEITNGLSVKIAAAIVECASGQSQAIRNDIGKMWFEFQTELLTFGMKLKGLMKKRGWLKVPPYYIPPGKIN, from the coding sequence ATGACAAATCCACTAGATTCTATATGGACTAAGCTACAGGCAATGATAGAGGAAGATGAAGATGCACCGCTTCACGTAGGGGAAGCGATGCTCTCATGGACTTACTTGACAGCAATGAAAGATTTGCAACGCTATGAGGAAATAGGTTTGAATACAACGACCGATAACGAAGTGAAAGATATTCTTCAGGATGCATATAAGCTTTGTGAATCGCAGACAAAACAATTAGAAGATTTATTGACGAAGGAAGGGGTTCCGCTCCCTGATAACGCTCCTCAAAAGCCGAAATCGTCTCCGGATGACGTCCCTCCTGGAGTAAAAGGCACTGATAATGAAATTACAAACGGTCTATCGGTAAAAATTGCTGCCGCCATTGTCGAGTGTGCGTCTGGACAATCCCAAGCAATCCGCAACGATATCGGGAAAATGTGGTTTGAATTTCAAACTGAGCTTCTTACGTTTGGAATGAAGCTAAAAGGATTAATGAAAAAAAGAGGTTGGTTAAAGGTGCCACCGTACTATATTCCGCCAGGTAAAATTAATTAG
- a CDS encoding DinB family protein, with protein MDVKGFIYAAKMTNALAKEIPESSWDTPLIRELGTLRKLFIHIIRVRNVYRNGLETGVVQFPGELPSSENIKEALEKSMEELATAFLSTEGTHIKMAEEELSIAELLATAIQHEGIHQGQYYVALKQKGMYIPDSWKKDWGM; from the coding sequence GTGGATGTAAAAGGTTTTATATACGCAGCGAAAATGACAAATGCCTTAGCAAAAGAGATTCCGGAAAGCAGCTGGGACACTCCACTAATACGTGAACTCGGTACGCTGAGAAAATTGTTTATCCATATTATACGCGTAAGAAATGTTTACCGGAATGGACTCGAAACAGGAGTAGTGCAATTCCCAGGTGAACTACCGTCTAGTGAAAACATAAAGGAAGCGCTTGAAAAAAGTATGGAGGAGCTAGCAACTGCATTTTTGAGTACTGAAGGGACGCACATCAAAATGGCAGAAGAAGAATTATCTATTGCGGAATTACTTGCGACTGCGATACAACACGAAGGCATTCATCAAGGCCAATACTACGTCGCCCTAAAGCAAAAAGGGATGTATATACCTGACAGCTGGAAGAAAGATTGGGGTATGTAA
- a CDS encoding GNAT family N-acetyltransferase, with translation MQEIRQVSLDQDKSKITNNILRELPEWFGIEEAITNYVNGVNGTDFYALYDLNQPVGFISIKANNTFTSEIYAMGISKNYHGCGWGTKLLKVAEEHLVKNDVKFFMVKTLSDSHPDKNYQKTRRFYAKNGFIPLEEIKEIWGEENPCLIMVKNLL, from the coding sequence TTGCAAGAAATAAGACAAGTCTCACTCGATCAAGATAAATCAAAAATTACTAACAACATTTTAAGGGAGCTTCCAGAATGGTTCGGCATCGAGGAAGCAATCACCAATTATGTTAACGGTGTAAACGGCACCGATTTTTACGCACTGTACGACTTAAATCAACCTGTTGGTTTTATCAGCATCAAAGCTAACAATACGTTCACCTCAGAAATATATGCGATGGGTATTTCAAAGAATTACCACGGCTGTGGCTGGGGAACAAAGCTATTGAAGGTTGCTGAGGAGCATTTAGTAAAAAACGATGTTAAATTCTTTATGGTAAAAACGTTAAGTGACTCACACCCAGATAAAAACTACCAAAAAACGAGACGATTTTATGCTAAAAATGGCTTTATTCCATTAGAAGAAATCAAGGAAATCTGGGGAGAAGAAAACCCCTGTTTAATCATGGTTAAAAATCTATTATAG
- a CDS encoding phytoene/squalene synthase family protein has product MEISVAYKMCQQVMEHHSKSFSKAFQLLPLEKRQAVWAIYAFCRTVDDIVDEGTNPVTELNDFKTNFEQFRNGTIDESDYLWIALNDTFSKFDFDIQPFLDMVKGQEMDLYKSRYNTMEELEQYAYYVASTVGLMLLPILSPENKEQLRPSAISLGLAMQITNILRDIGEDLDRDRIYIPKDLRDKHNYTDTMLANKEVNPAFVRMCEELSNIAEQNYEKGLANIELYPQFSRLPVTLSAYYYKAILTSIRQNNYDVFGKRAYVTTQQKQHILKMVAKA; this is encoded by the coding sequence ATGGAAATAAGTGTTGCGTATAAAATGTGCCAGCAAGTAATGGAGCATCATTCAAAGTCGTTTTCTAAAGCATTTCAATTATTGCCTCTCGAGAAACGGCAAGCTGTATGGGCCATCTATGCCTTTTGCCGTACTGTAGATGATATCGTAGATGAAGGGACTAACCCTGTTACAGAGCTAAATGACTTTAAAACGAACTTCGAACAGTTTAGAAACGGCACCATCGATGAAAGTGATTATTTATGGATAGCGTTAAACGATACCTTTTCAAAATTTGATTTTGACATCCAGCCATTCCTCGATATGGTGAAGGGGCAAGAAATGGACTTATATAAATCGAGATACAATACGATGGAAGAACTGGAGCAGTACGCATATTACGTTGCGAGCACCGTTGGACTCATGCTCCTACCAATCCTATCTCCAGAAAACAAAGAGCAGCTTCGCCCAAGTGCAATTAGTTTAGGACTCGCTATGCAAATAACAAATATACTGCGCGACATAGGAGAGGATTTAGATCGAGATCGCATTTACATCCCGAAAGACCTCCGTGATAAACATAACTATACAGATACGATGCTAGCAAACAAAGAAGTGAACCCAGCCTTTGTTCGCATGTGCGAAGAACTATCCAACATCGCTGAGCAAAACTATGAAAAAGGATTAGCCAATATCGAGCTGTATCCACAATTCTCGAGGCTACCAGTAACACTATCAGCCTACTATTATAAAGCAATCCTAACATCAATACGACAAAACAACTACGACGTCTTTGGAAAAAGAGCATACGTCACGACACAACAAAAACAACACATCTTAAAAATGGTCGCAAAAGCTTAG
- a CDS encoding carotenoid biosynthesis protein yields MPYQLDTVLFRFFIFWYICGVVLLTFDLLPMWLEWANVVFLILAGLLAMVYFTRAFHFKKGLLMIAFVFVLSMLIESFGVKTGLFFGDYTYESDFGPKLLGVPITIGFAWVMVIATSHTLARPIANIVSRMKGIAYALYAAFIATALDFIIDPVAFQVKQYWIWHEPGYYYGIPASNFYGWFILSFVIHYCLYTFFFKNNKWTSQQTAWDLRMRLLYFLMTFMFLIVALVNTLFLAAVLSIIFLLIIYPIYYVTNNRRAVDDKSRKKRIV; encoded by the coding sequence ATGCCATATCAGCTCGATACAGTATTATTCCGTTTTTTCATTTTTTGGTACATATGTGGGGTTGTCCTATTAACCTTTGACCTTCTACCGATGTGGTTAGAATGGGCAAACGTCGTATTTTTGATTCTTGCCGGCCTGCTTGCGATGGTCTATTTTACTCGCGCTTTCCATTTTAAAAAAGGGTTGCTTATGATCGCGTTCGTTTTCGTTTTGTCTATGCTGATTGAAAGCTTTGGTGTTAAAACGGGACTATTTTTTGGTGATTATACATATGAATCTGATTTTGGTCCAAAGCTGCTTGGCGTACCAATTACAATTGGCTTCGCATGGGTAATGGTCATTGCCACTTCTCATACACTAGCTCGTCCTATTGCGAACATCGTTTCTCGCATGAAAGGAATTGCGTATGCTCTTTATGCAGCTTTTATCGCAACAGCGTTGGACTTTATTATTGATCCGGTGGCATTTCAAGTGAAGCAATATTGGATATGGCACGAACCGGGCTATTATTATGGCATTCCTGCTTCTAATTTTTACGGGTGGTTTATACTATCTTTTGTCATCCACTACTGCCTGTACACATTTTTCTTTAAAAATAACAAATGGACTTCGCAACAAACAGCTTGGGATTTACGAATGAGACTACTATATTTTCTTATGACCTTCATGTTTCTCATCGTTGCATTAGTAAACACGCTTTTTCTTGCAGCCGTTCTTTCTATTATTTTTCTATTGATCATATATCCTATTTATTACGTTACGAATAATAGGAGGGCTGTCGATGATAAAAGCAGAAAGAAGCGTATTGTTTGA
- a CDS encoding lysophospholipid acyltransferase family protein, with the protein MIKAERSVLFEHMFSVYNKHLLRKHFHCIYLARRGEKRAGPAIYLVNHSSWWDPLVLFYLNHAVLKENAVAMMSEDGLTRFPFFRKIGAFSVNRQARKSIMTSLQYASEQLKEGKSVFLFPQGEEVHIEKRPLTFFSGAAYLVEKQPSLPVIPISFYHSFFHHQLAEWFISIGKPISIPQRATRKEITALFEKKMTFELDHLRTLAMTEQIDDFQLILHGKSGISEKLESCKQLFKRR; encoded by the coding sequence ATGATAAAAGCAGAAAGAAGCGTATTGTTTGAACATATGTTTTCTGTGTATAACAAGCACCTTTTAAGGAAGCATTTTCATTGCATTTATTTAGCTAGACGTGGGGAAAAACGAGCTGGACCAGCAATCTATCTTGTTAACCATAGCTCGTGGTGGGATCCCCTCGTTTTGTTTTATTTAAACCATGCCGTTTTAAAGGAAAATGCTGTAGCGATGATGTCAGAGGATGGACTGACACGTTTTCCTTTTTTTCGAAAAATCGGGGCGTTTTCTGTTAATCGGCAAGCTAGAAAATCAATCATGACATCGTTGCAATACGCTTCTGAGCAATTAAAGGAAGGAAAAAGCGTATTTTTATTTCCACAAGGAGAGGAAGTACATATCGAAAAACGACCGCTCACTTTTTTTTCAGGAGCTGCCTATTTAGTAGAAAAGCAACCTAGCTTACCTGTTATTCCTATCAGTTTTTATCACTCGTTCTTTCATCATCAACTTGCTGAATGGTTCATTTCTATCGGTAAGCCCATTTCTATTCCACAACGAGCGACTAGGAAGGAAATAACCGCTTTGTTTGAGAAAAAGATGACATTCGAGCTTGATCATTTAAGAACGCTTGCAATGACGGAGCAGATTGACGATTTCCAGTTAATATTACATGGCAAAAGCGGGATTAGTGAGAAGCTTGAAAGTTGTAAACAACTGTTTAAAAGGAGGTAA